The following coding sequences are from one Alosa alosa isolate M-15738 ecotype Scorff River chromosome 3, AALO_Geno_1.1, whole genome shotgun sequence window:
- the arpc2 gene encoding actin-related protein 2/3 complex subunit 2 — translation MILLEINNRIIEETISLKFESASNGNKPEAVEVTFADFDGVLYHISNPNGDKTKLMVSISLKFYKELQDHGADELLKRMYGNYLVSPESGYNVSLLYDLDNVPSNKEEVVHQAGMLKRNCFASVFEKYFKFQEEGQEGQSRAVVHYRDDETMYLEAKKDRVTVVFSTVFKDDDDVVIGKVFMQEFKEGRRASHTAPQVLFSHREPPLELKDTDAAVGDNIGYITFVLFPRHTSANARDNTINLIHTFRDYLHYHIKCSKAYIHTRMRAKTSDFLKVLNRARPDAEKKEMKTISGKTFSR, via the exons ATGATTTTGTTGGAGATAAATAATCGGATCATAGAAGAAACAATATCTCTTAAATTTGAGAGCGCATCCAACGG GAACAAGCCTGAGGCAGTAGAAGTTACATTTGCAG ATTTTGATGGGGTCCTTTACCATATCTCCAATCCAAATGGGGACAAGACCAAATTGATGGTCAGCATTTCGCTGAAGTTCTACAAGGAGTTGCAGGACCATGGAGCAGATGAG ctgCTGAAGCGGATGTATGGAAATTACCTGGTGTCACCTGAGTCAG GGTACAATGTGTCCCTGCTCTATGACTTGGACAATGTGCCCTCTAACAAAGAGGAGGTGGTCCACCAAGCAGGCATGCTGAAGAGGAACTGCTTTGCCTCTGTGTTCGAAAAGTACTTCAAGTTCCAGGAGGAGGGCCAAGAAGGCCAGAGCAGAGCTGTGGTCCACTACAGAGATGATGAGACCAT GTACCTTGaggcaaagaaagacagagtCACCGTGGTCTTCAGCACAGTGTTcaaggatgatgatgatgtcgtCATTGGGAAAGTGTTCATGCAG GAGTTTAAGGAGGGCCGGCGTGCCAGCCACACGGCCCCCCAGGTGCTCTTTAGCCACAGGGAGCCTCCCCTGGAGCTCAAGGACACTGACGCCGCCGTGGGAGACAACATCGGTTACATCACATTCG TTCTGTTTCCTCGTCACACCAGCGCCAATGCCAGAGACAACACCATCAACCTCATCCACACCTTCCGCGACTATCTGCATTACCACATAAAGTGCTCCAAG GCCTACATTCACACACGCATGAGAGCTAAGACCTCTGACTTCTTAAAGGTTCTGAACCGCGCCCGTCCCGATGCTGAGAAGAAAGAGATGAAAACTATCTC GGGTAAGACCTTCTCTCGCTAA
- the zgc:92380 gene encoding keratin, type I cytoskeletal 18: MSYFARSSTAPRNFSSSSASGSLGQRAVRSSAASVFGGAGGIGSRISVSNVRNISNMLRPHVQLDNGKLVISPADEKETMRGLNDRLSGYLSKVRTLEESNRKLEDQIKEVLSKRGTGVERDWSAYEQPLATLKEQLQDMTMENARLMLQIDNARLAADDFKVKFETEQGMWQGVEQDIAGLRKLIDDTHMGRMQLESQIESLREELVYLKKNHEEDVDQLRGQISNCGVSVEMDNRKGDDLNETINKIRKDYEKTAQKNCEDTETWYQSKFDNITAEVTQNTEALQTGKSELNDLRRQKQSLEIDIQALHNMNRSLEDTLDDTQNRSAQEMTQYNKIIMQLEDELGQVRAQVERHRLDYQTLLNIKMKLEAEIATYHGLLEGQGPDDSNAGYSNAGHSNPDDRVDFSLEQALQAAPPPASLKKVLIISQEMVDGEVVSENERETFLTQADETYEVEEEEQEWAAPQSVTPAEEEEEEERKEAEEEERKEAEEEERKEEEEEERGEESETAEQQSEQGGEAEEGQLSDSPPAEDEAAPDEEE, from the exons ATGTCGTACTTTGCGAGATCTAGCACTGCTCCGAGGAACTTCTCCAGCTCAAGCGCCTCCGGCAGCCTTGGGCAGCGAGCGGTCCGTTCTAGCGCGGCCAGTGTGTTCGGGGGAGCTGGGGGCATTGGCTCCCGCATCTCCGTCTCAAATGTTCGGAATATCTCCAATATGCTGCGCCCTCACGTGCAGCTGGATAACGGGAAACTAGTTATCTCTCCAGCAGATGAGAAAGAAACCATGCGAGGTCTTAACGACCGCCTTTCCGGATACCTGTCCAAGGTGCGAACGCTGGAGGAGTCCAACCGAAAATTGGAGGATCAAATTAAAGAGGTCTTGAGTAAAAGAGGCACGGGCGTCGAAAGAGACTGGAGTGCATATGAGCAGCCACTTGCCACCCTGAAGGAACAG ctcCAAGATATGACAATGGAAAATGCCCGACTCATGCTGCAGATTGATAATGCAAGATTGGCTGCAGATGACTTCAAAGTAAA ATTTGAGACTGAGCAGGGCATGTGGCAGGGTGTGGAGCAGGACATTGCAGGCCTGCGCAAACTCATTGATGACACCCATATGGGCCGCATGCAGCTGGAGAGTCAGATCGAGTCACTGAGAGAAGAGCTGGTGTACCTCAAGAAGAACCATGAGGAG GATGTTGACCAGCTGAGAGGCCAGATCAGCAACTGCGGCGTCTCTGTTGAAATGGACAACCGCAAGGGCGATGATCTCAATGAGACCATCAACAAGATCCGTAAGGATTATGAGAAAACTGCTCAGAAGAACTGTGAGGACACAGAGACCTGGTATCAGTCTAAG TTTGACAACATTACAGCTGAGGTGACACAGAACACTGAAGCACTTCAAACGGGCAAAAGTGAGCTGAATGATCTGCGGAGACAGAAGCAGTCCTTGGAGATCGACATTCAGGCTTTGCACAATATG AACCGCTCCCTTGAGGACACGCTGGATGACACGCAGAATCGGTCAGCCCAGGAGATGACCCAATACAACAAGATCATCATGCAGCTGGAGGATGAGCTGGGCCAGGTGCGGGCCCAGGTGGAGAGGCACAGGTTGGACTACCAGACTCTGCTCAACATCAAGATGAAGCTGGAGGCTGAGATCGCCACCTACCATGGCTTACTGGAGGGCCAAGGTCCAGACGACAGTAATGCAGGCTACAGTAATGCAGGCCACAGCAATCCTGACGACAG AGTGGATTTTTCTTTAGAACAGGCATTGCAGGCTG CTCCACCCCCAGCCAGTCTTAAGAAGGTTCTCATCATAAGCCAGGAGATGGTGGATGGGGAGGTTGTCTCTGAGAACGAGCGTGAGACTTTCCTCACACAAGCTGATGAAACCTACGAGGTAGAGGAGGAAGAACAAGAGTGGGCGGCACCACAGAGTGTCACTCcagctgaggaagaggaggaggaggagaggaaagaggctgaggaggaggagaggaaagaggctgaggaggaggagaggaaagaagaagaggaggaggagaggggagaggagagtgagacagCGGAGCAACAGTCAGAGCAGGGGGGTGAAGCAGAAGAGGGACAGCTCTCCGACAGCCCACCAGCAGAGGACGAGGCCGCCCCAGATGAGGAAGAATAG
- the LOC125291638 gene encoding keratin, type II cytoskeletal 7-like — translation MAAQAREDAEQLNQEKMENMMQQANKHEQEVRDQKNDIAELLRQIQRLKTDLEILSKQKVHLESDISECDERGRKASLDAQERINQLKAALQKAKQNMALMLCEYQELLNVKLALDIEIATYRKLLEGEEMRRVF, via the exons ATGGCGGCCCAGGCTCGTGAGGATGCAGAACAGTTGAACCAAGAGAAG ATGGAGAATATGATGCAACAGGCAAATAAGCATGAACAGGAGGTGAGAGACCAGAAAAACGACATAGCCGAGCTCCTCCGACAGATCCAGAGGCTGAAAACAGACCTGGAGATCCTCTCCAAGCAG AAAGTGCATTTGGAGAGTGATATCTCTGAATGCgatgagagggggaggaaggccAGCCTGGATGCTCAAGAGAGGATCAATCAGCTGAAGGCCGCTCTACAGAAGGCCAAGCAGAACATGGCCCTAATGCTCTGCGAGTACCAGGAGCTGCTTAATGTCAAACTGGCCCTGGACATCGAGATAGCGACGTACAGGAAGCTTCTGGaaggggaggagatgaggagagttttttaa
- the gpbar1 gene encoding LOW QUALITY PROTEIN: G-protein coupled bile acid receptor 1 (The sequence of the model RefSeq protein was modified relative to this genomic sequence to represent the inferred CDS: inserted 1 base in 1 codon): MESDELEAREWLISCITIPLSTAIILANLVIIVGILYNRQLHNTPNYFFLSLLVADLCTGVALPFIPRMALERSLNFHTCLLVHTFPNFLFLSYLFNLVMVHYERYLCIVSPLHYSQCWVHRCFPVALLAAWVPPLLYASLPAFGWNEWSQDEINVNGTLNQTVGATGCAVDPLDDNGMCSYRKVFPTAYIYLEVYGLLLPAIFLIAGMTGRVLWITRKQLRDICKLHRAGVRDQASVGEQRLNVRYAKCVAAVSLVFLLCWVPYVIYVNVTLKWLKADGKSQNSTTHIILCCTGIGSMAIIPFILGLANRQYTDPARXVLLKLQNCWHGMRDCTDL; this comes from the exons ATGGAGAGCGATGAACTCGAGGCGAGAGAGTGGCTCATCTCCTGCATCACGATCCCCCTGTCCACAGCCATCATCCTGGCCAACCTGGTCATCATCGTGGGCATCCTCTACAACCGACAGCTGCACAACACGCCCAACTACTTCTTCCTGAGCCTGCTGGTGGCGGACCTGTGCACGGGTGTGGCTCTGCCCTTCATCCCGCGCATGGCCCTGGAGCGGAGCCTGAACTTCCACACCTGCCTGCTGGTGCACACCTTCCCCAACTTCCTCTTCCTGTCCTACCTGTTCAACCTGGTGATGGTGCACTACGAGCGCTACCTGTGCATCGTCAGCCCCCTGCATTACAGCCAGTGCTGGGTCCACCGCTGCTTCCCTGTGGCCCTGCTGGCGGCATGGGTGCCCCCTCTGCTCTACGCCTCCCTGCCCGCCTTCGGTTGGAACGAGTGGAGCCAAGACGAGATCAATGTCAACGGCACTCTCAACCAAACCGTGGGGGCAACAGGGTGTGCGGTGGACCCCCTGGACGACAACGGGATGTGCTCCTACAGGAAGGTCTTCCCCACGGCCTACATCTACCTGGAGGTGTACGGCCTCCTGCTGCCGGCCATCTTCCTCATCGCAGGCATGACGGGCAGGGTGCTGTGGATCACCCGGAAGCAGCTGAGGGACATCTGCAAGCTCCACCGGGCCGGGGTGCGCGACCAGGCCTCGGTCGGCGAGCAGCGACTCAACGTGCGCTACGCCAAGTGCGTGGCGGCCGTCTCCCTGGTCTTCCTGCTTTGCTGGGTGCCCTACGTCATCTATGTGAATGTGACGCTTAAGTGGCTGAAGGCTGACGGGAAGTCCCAGAACAGCACGACACACATCATCCTCTGCTGCACGGGGATCGGGAGCATGGCCATCATCCCCTTCATCCTGGGGCTGGCCAACAGGCAGTACACAGACCCCGCCC AAGTGCTGCTGAAATTGCAGAACTGCTGGCACGGGATGCGGGATTGCACAGACCTGTAG